In the genome of Thermoproteus tenax Kra 1, the window CACATCGGCAGATTCCACAGGCGGAAGATCAGCTATGTCGCGCTCGATCCTCCTCTCAGCGCCTAGGAACACGGTTTTTCTTCCGTTGAGCTCCACGGTCTCATGTATGATCTCTCCCTTCCTATTTACGTCCCTAGTAGGCTTCGGGAAAACGCCGGGTCTCACGCTGGCCATCTGCGGCCTTCTATGCGGTGTCTTGATGGTCGCCATTTGAGTTCCGCCGAATGTTGGACGTATTTGCATTAAGTCGCCGGTCTTAGGATCTATCTCCAAGGCTGTACAATCCGCCGTGATGCCCGTGGTCAAGATATTCGCTATGAATGCTGCAATCTCCCTGCCCCTCTTAGTGGCGCCAACTAGGAAGATCTCCGGCTTATATTTGGCCACCACCTTAGCTATTGCGTTGGCGTACTCGTAGGGGGTGTAGACCTTGAGCTCAGGGTTTATGATTACCACCACTTTGTCTGCTCCGTGATATATTGCCTCCTGTGCCATCTCGTCAGTTCCCGCAACTAAGATACCGCCTACGTTTGAGTTACCCCGCTTAGCTGCAGATCGCGCGCCTTGCCCAAGAGCTCCAATGAGACGTCCTTCAGCTTAGATCCGTCGTGTTCTAGATACACCCAGACGCCCTTGTATTCCTCCTTGTTTATGGGCGGCCAGAGTTTGCAGGTCATAGCAAGCCCTCCTTCTTTAGCTCTTCTACGAGCATCTTTACGGCCTCGCGGGGTTCTCCTTGGAATATTTTCTTTTTCCGGGGCGGAAACGTCGCGCCGGTCTGGGCTGCGACGAAGGTTGGCGAGCCCTTCAGCCCCACACACTCGACGTCGAGACCCAACTCCTTGTTTGTGGCTTGGATTATATTAGATCTCGCGTTTAATTTCCTCAACAAGCTCACCTCCCTCGGCATCTGTGTGCCCTTTGCCACAGATATGAGCGCAGGCAACTCCATCTCGTAGAACTCATCGACGCCTTCGTCCTCTAAAAACCTCCTGACTCTGACTTTATTCCCCGCGATTTCTGCATCATAGACATAATATACATAGGGTATGTTGAGGTGTGAAGCGACTTGGGCGCCGACGTGTGCCGTCGTACTATCTATTGTCTCTTCGCCTGCCAAGATCAACGTATAGTCGGGCACGTACTTCTTGATGGTCTCAGCCAAAACGTACGATGTGGCCCAGGTATCGGCGCCTGCGAAGACGCGGTCGGTGGCCAGAATAGCCTTGTCTACGCCCATGCCGATAAGGCTCTCAAGAGCAGGTATTCCAGATGGCGGCGCCATCGAAATGGCTATTACCTCCCCTCCGTATTTGTCTCTCAATTTAAGCGCGAACTCCACGGCATCGCGATCCCACTGATTTGTTGACAGCGGGACGCCCTCTCTGACGAGGGTGCCTGTTC includes:
- a CDS encoding electron transfer flavoprotein subunit beta/FixA family protein, whose translation is MKFVVLTKAAVPLSTAIKIDPRTGTLVREGVPLSTNQWDRDAVEFALKLRDKYGGEVIAISMAPPSGIPALESLIGMGVDKAILATDRVFAGADTWATSYVLAETIKKYVPDYTLILAGEETIDSTTAHVGAQVASHLNIPYVYYVYDAEIAGNKVRVRRFLEDEGVDEFYEMELPALISVAKGTQMPREVSLLRKLNARSNIIQATNKELGLDVECVGLKGSPTFVAAQTGATFPPRKKKIFQGEPREAVKMLVEELKKEGLL